The Leptospira sp. WS60.C2 genome includes the window TTATCTTAGGGGGGCCTTGGCTTATTGGATTGTTCACCGATGTTCCTGCTGTGATGAAGGAAGCTTATCCGGCTCTCTGTATAGTGGCTCTCATCCAAGTTGGTGATGCGTATCATATGGTCGTTGGTTCAGCATTACGAAGTGCAGGGATGATGTATTATGTTATGTATGTATATCTCATCGTCTCCTTTCTTATCATGTTGCCGCTTGCCTATTTATTCGGGATTGTCCTAGCGTGGGGAACAATTGGGATTTGGTCCGCATTTTTTATTTGGATTTTGATGATGGCAGTGCTTTTTGTCGGAAAATTTCGTAGGAAGGAGTGGGTAAGTATACGAATTTAATAATGTGAGGGAAGAATGAAACGAACAGAATTAGAACGACAGGCCATACAGAAATTTTTAAAGTCTGTGGAGCTATTCAAAAATCTTCCCAAACCAGTTCTCACTAGACTTGCCAACAATGTCCAAGAAAAACTGATCCGCAGTCACGAGGCTCTCTACTACAAAGGAGAGTCCTCTGAATCCATCTACATCATCCGATATGGAGAGATCTTGTTGGAAAATATAGCAGGGCAATCTCACGTCTATGTGGGATCAGGCCAAGTTTTGGCAGAAAATTCGCTCATTTCTAGTTCTAATCATTCCACTTCTGCTATTGCTGTCATTGACACACTTGTCTATGTGTTAAACGGAAAACTATTTTTACAACTTGCATCCCAGGAGAAAGTTTTTGCTCAAAACATCATACAAATGATGGGAACACGGATGCGTGAAAATTTAGATCGTGCCGGGCACAAAGAAAAATTTACCGGATTACGTCGGTTATGTGTGCATGTACCTTTGGAACCAGAATATCATTTTGGAGAGAAAATAAAATCGTTTTTAAATGAATATGGAGAGACAACTAAAAAACTTTCCTTAGCGATTCCTATTTCGACATTCAAAGGGATGGATACAACGCAAATATCCGAACATCTAACAAACCTTAGAAGCAAAACTCCTTTACTTCACATTTATTTTGATGAATCCACATCAAGAACCGATTTACATTACTTAGTTGTTCAGTCTGATTTTTTGGTTTTTTGGGAAGATGATCCCGAGAAGTTTTACAAAGAAAAAGAAGAAATCATTCTGTTTTGGAAAAGCCGAATCCGAAATTTTGAAGGTCGTGCCATTCGCCTTATGGAGAGTGGAGTCAGAAAAAGTTATCTTCCACAAAACCAATCACTGAAAACGTTTTACCAAAAAGATACTTTAGCTCGTTACCTTGTCGCAAAAACAAGAGGTCTTGCTTTGGGTGGTGGTGGTGCGAGAGCTCTTGCACATGTGGGTTTACTCAAAGTGTTACATCGTGAGGGGATCCATTTTGATTTTATTTCAGGTGCATCTATGGGTGCTGTGATTGCGGCATTATATGCTAGAAAAAATACTCCTGAAGAAATTGAAGATATGATTAAAAAATTCTTTGGGGGGCTCGAAAGTGCCTTTGATCCCACTTTGCCAATCGTTGCCTTTTTTAAGGGCAAACGAATGAAACGAATGTTAAAAAAAGGATTTGGAGACCAACGAATCGAAGAATTACCACTTCCATTTGCAACCTCGGCTGTGGACTTACAAACAGGCAAAGAACATATTTTTGACCAAGGCCCGATTACAGAGGCTCTTACAAGTGCAATGAGTTTACCTGGTGCATTTCCTCCTTACAGATTGGGAGAGCAGTTGTTAGTTGATGGTGGTATGATCAATAATGTACCTGAGAATCTCATTCGATCAAAAGGTGCCGATGTAGTGATGGGGATCAATGTGTCTCCACTGCAAGAAATTGTCCCAGTCAAACTTTTTGAGGACTATAATACTACTGAAAAAGGATTTTTTCGTTACATTTGGGATACTTTAAAATACCCACCAATTTTACAAATCATGACAAGGACCATCACTCTTGAAGGAAGAGAAATCACACGTCTGAAACGACCTAAGATGGATTTGTTTGTACATTTCCATTTGGAAGAATTTCAGTTATTTGATTTTGCAAGATACCAAGAAATCATTGATAAAGGTGAAAGAGAAGCAGAGGCCAATTTAGCTGAGATCAAACAATTATTTTCGTAAATCTGATATTCCAATCCCACCTAACTAAACGACTTCGAGCAGTTCGATAGGATTGGAAACTCTAAAGGTAAGAATTTTTTAGAATTACAAAGAAGAAAGGATCTCCTTTTTCTTTGCTTCAAATTCTTCGGCACTGATGAGGCCTTGGTCAAGCAGTCCTTTTAGTTTCGCAATCCTTGCTGCCGGATCATTTGCGTTAGGAGTAGCTCCCCCTGCTTGGTTTTGGCCACCTTGGTTCATCATATTGCCCATCATTTGTGCCATATTCATCCCCATTCCCATACCCATTCCAGCACCCATGGCACCACCACCTTGGCCTTCGTTTTCGGCCGCAGCTTGGCCGATATCGAACATCTTTTTCTGTTGGTATTTATCACCTAACATATCAATCTCGAATTTGTCTGTGATGATTTTTTGGATTCTTTGGTAGTTTGGATCGTTTTGATCAAAGTTAACAGAAGCAACGTTAAATTCAGTCAAATCAATTCCATACTTTTCAAATTCAGGAGCCAACTTGACACGGCCCGCAGTGGAACTTTCATCGCGATATTTGTTAATCTCAACAACCGATGTGTTATTGTTTAAGATCACTTCGGAAATAAAATCACCAATCCCTCGAACAATATTTGGTTTTAGAAATTCATCAATCGATTCGTTTGTCGTACGGTTTCCACCTTTGACCACATTCAGTAAAAACGACCGAGAATCTTTGATTCTGAATTTATAGTCACCAAATGCTCGTATGTTGAGAACAATTTTATATTTAGGATCTTCGAGAGGGATGGGAGTGTTTGTTCCCCATTTCATCGCAAAGATCGATTTGTTTACATAATACACTTCTGCTGTGAAAGGAGTTTTTCCACCAAACGGTAGATTCACGAGAGCCTCTAAAATCGGAATATTTCCAGTTTTGAGTGTGTGAGTTCCTGGACCAAACGTATCTAAAGCTTTTCCTTCTTTAAAAAAAATCGCTTCTAGATTTTCATCTACTACGAGCTGTCCTGCTGTGCTGATTTCATCGGATGGGTATTTCCATACGATTTCACTTGGGTTTCCTTCAAATTTAATTCTGTCTATTAGTGCCATTTTTGATTCCTTAGTTTATGATTTTAAAAAGATTGCGTTTCTTGCTTCGAACTGTGTTTCAAAATCGAGTAACAGCTTGTTTATCGATTCGATCGCTGCTTCTGGATTTGCGGCAAAGGAAGTCGGTAACGTTTCTAAAATTTCTCTTTGTAGGGTTCCTACTTTTTCCAACATAGAAAAGTCGTGATTTAGAACCTTTTCGATTTCTACAGACGTGGCTTTCACTCCTGTTCCGAGTCCATTCAATCCATATCCAGCGGACGTCACTTTCATGATGATCCGATCCAGGAGAGTGGTAGCTGAATTGGTTTTGCCTATGTTTTGAATTTGTGCTTTTTGTACAAAACCCTCTTCGAGTTTGCGAAAACTCTCTTTGAAGCTTGTGAGGATTCCTCCCAGTTCTTTTCGGATGAGCAAATCTGTTTTTTCAAATTCTTGGTTGGCGAGTGCTTCCTCAAATAATTTTGTTTCTTTTAAAAATTTACGAACAGGGTCTTGTTCATTTTTAAACCGTTCGAGTGTTGTTTTTAACCATGTTTGGTCCATCTTATTCCTCTGCTCCATTTCCATCTAACATTTGTATGCTGTCACAAGTGATATAATTAAAAATCACACTTTTTTCTGATTGGTACTGTGCCTTTGGTAAAATGGATTTCCATTTTGGCATCTCAAACTCACAGTCATGTTTTTCACCTTTGGTTTCTCCGCTGGATTCGGTGAAATGTACTACGTATTTTTCTGTCTTTGGACCAAGTCTTTCACATCCAATCGATGTACTCCCACATTCACGAATTTGAGGTGTTGGCCAATACGGTTCTTGTGTGGTTCCAAATCCTTTGGCCACCGCATTCCGATCAAAAGCCCACTTATCAATGCGATAGCTGCAATGGTTATCATAAACAGGTTCTTGCTTGTACCGTGTCGTACAACTTTCACTTTCGGAGAAAGTTCCATCGCCCCTATCCGAACGTACTGTACGGCAGTCTTCCCCATCGGGTATGCTATTGTAACTTCTAACTTGTCTGCTTCGGGAAACACTATACGCTCCTAACGGCATGGAATCACACCAATCGGATTCTGATACAGGTTTGAACTGGTCGATCGCAATAGTGCGAGACCATTCATGGTGTGTGACTTGCAGTTCTACTTTTTCGGTCCACAACACACCTAAACACACAAAGCCAATGCCACCGAAGAGAATCGAACCCAATAACCAAAGTACCCATTTCGGTGTTTTAGGATGAGGTTTTACCCATTCTGAATTTTGAAACGCCAGGTCTTCTTTTGCTTTTTGGACGGAATCTTCCGTAACACCATCTTGGTCAGAACGAAGTTTTACATTCTGAGCTCCATCCAAAGATCCACCACAGTTTCCACAAAAGGTTGCTTTAGCTCCATTGGCCGTTTGGCAAAAGGGACAAACTTTATCAGCCCCATAATAGATGTGGTCTTGTACAGCAACTTTGTCTTCCTCATTTGGAAAATACCTTCGATTTGGGTCTTGAGTGGCTCCGCAATTAGGACAGTGCCTATGTGTTTTTCCGAGTAATTTTTTAGAACCGCAGAATTCACAGTCCCAAAGCATTTCATAGATTTTTTCTTCCGCCATCGCAACCAAGGTTTATCCGTAAAAAATTGACTTTTGCAAGAAAAATATTTTCAATTCGTAAAATCCAACATAGAATCATTGGGATATGAGAATGGTTCCCTCTCCAATTCGAAGAAGTTTCTATTTCTTCTTCTCGATTTTGATCCTATTTGGATCCCTTGGTTATGTTTCTTCCCGTTCAAAACAGAATGCGGTTCATCCACTTGACCAATTATATTTGAAGCTGACACCTAACTATGGAAAGGCGGACAGAAGGATATCTCTTCGTAGACTTTCCCTCCATCTGCGAGGTGTCATTCCTAGTGTCAGCGAATGGAAAGAATTAGAAAAAACGAATGAAGATTCATTGGAATCGTTTGCTGTCGGTTTTTTGAAACAACCGGAGTTTGCCGAATACTGGGGTAACAAATTCGGTGCAATGCTCAGGGATAAATCCAAAGGACGAAAGATTCCGACGGGAACTTTTTTTCAATACTTGGCAAACTCTCTTCATGAAAACAAACCATACGACCAGTTGGTAACCGAAATGTTAACTTCGACTGGTTCAGCGAAAGAATCTCCAGCAGCCTTGTTTTATATTCGTGATGGAGCCGATCCATTACAAACAGCAGAGTATGTGGGAAGATTGTTATATGCAAAGCGAGTCGCATGCGCTAGGTGCCATGACCATCCCTATATTTCTGATTTTACGAGAAGAGATTATTATGCACTCGCTGCCTTTTTTAGCCAACAATACTTTCGAGATGGAAGTTGGGAGCCAAATCGTTTTGGGAAAACTCAAAGTTATGTGCCGAGAGAATTGGAAATCCATTTACCAATGGAAGAACAAAAGAATCTCCAAGACAAAAATAATGAATGGAACCGAGACAATTGGAACAAATGGACCGAAGATCAGAGAAAAGAATACCAAAAGAAACATGAATTGGAATTTGCCACTTTGTATTACGAACCAAAACTAGGCCTTCGTTTTCCCCATACGGATGATGCACCAGGTGGAGATCTGGTAAGACCTAAATTTTTAGATGGTAAGGAAGCCAAACTAAAACCTGGTGAGGATCGGAGAAAGGTATTTGCCTCTTGGTTAACTGATAAAAACAATGATCGGTTCCGTAAAGTGATGATCAATCGCGTTTGGACAGAACTCATGGGCTGGAGTTTTTTCACACCTCTGGACGATTGGAACGAAGACACCGTGGTGCAAGGAGAAGAAATCCTAAACCATTTGGATGCTTATTTCTTAGCGAACCAATTGAAACTTAAAGATTTAATTTTGTACATTGTGACTTCGAATGCGTACAGGCGCACCGTGGCAACTCAAGGAGGAAAGGATGATCCCATCCAATTTTTTTCACCCAAGCGTTTAGACAGTGACCAACTTCTTAACTCACTCATTCGGGTCTCTGACTTACAAAAGATTGGAAGTATCAGAGAGCGTAATTTGTCGTTTTTGACAAACCTATTGGGACAAAAACCGTATGATCTTACGGGAACAGGAAAGGTTCGGATTCCATTGGACAACCCCAAAGAATTCACGAATGCAGTGGAAATGGAACGACCGGCTCCTTACCATTCGATGCTTGCTGTGTTTGGATCGGGACAAAGAGTCGATATCTCGGATGATTTATCTGAACTCACCATTGAACAAATGTTAACACTCATGAATGGACGAGTGGTTGGCAAATTGGTTTGGGATTTTGGAAACAATCAGTCTCTTGTCAAAGCAGAATTTGAAGAGACCAAATCCATGAACCAAGTGATCCAAAATTTATATTT containing:
- a CDS encoding patatin-like phospholipase family protein — protein: MKRTELERQAIQKFLKSVELFKNLPKPVLTRLANNVQEKLIRSHEALYYKGESSESIYIIRYGEILLENIAGQSHVYVGSGQVLAENSLISSSNHSTSAIAVIDTLVYVLNGKLFLQLASQEKVFAQNIIQMMGTRMRENLDRAGHKEKFTGLRRLCVHVPLEPEYHFGEKIKSFLNEYGETTKKLSLAIPISTFKGMDTTQISEHLTNLRSKTPLLHIYFDESTSRTDLHYLVVQSDFLVFWEDDPEKFYKEKEEIILFWKSRIRNFEGRAIRLMESGVRKSYLPQNQSLKTFYQKDTLARYLVAKTRGLALGGGGARALAHVGLLKVLHREGIHFDFISGASMGAVIAALYARKNTPEEIEDMIKKFFGGLESAFDPTLPIVAFFKGKRMKRMLKKGFGDQRIEELPLPFATSAVDLQTGKEHIFDQGPITEALTSAMSLPGAFPPYRLGEQLLVDGGMINNVPENLIRSKGADVVMGINVSPLQEIVPVKLFEDYNTTEKGFFRYIWDTLKYPPILQIMTRTITLEGREITRLKRPKMDLFVHFHLEEFQLFDFARYQEIIDKGEREAEANLAEIKQLFS
- a CDS encoding SPFH domain-containing protein, encoding MALIDRIKFEGNPSEIVWKYPSDEISTAGQLVVDENLEAIFFKEGKALDTFGPGTHTLKTGNIPILEALVNLPFGGKTPFTAEVYYVNKSIFAMKWGTNTPIPLEDPKYKIVLNIRAFGDYKFRIKDSRSFLLNVVKGGNRTTNESIDEFLKPNIVRGIGDFISEVILNNNTSVVEINKYRDESSTAGRVKLAPEFEKYGIDLTEFNVASVNFDQNDPNYQRIQKIITDKFEIDMLGDKYQQKKMFDIGQAAAENEGQGGGAMGAGMGMGMGMNMAQMMGNMMNQGGQNQAGGATPNANDPAARIAKLKGLLDQGLISAEEFEAKKKEILSSL
- a CDS encoding zinc ribbon domain-containing protein, translated to MVAMAEEKIYEMLWDCEFCGSKKLLGKTHRHCPNCGATQDPNRRYFPNEEDKVAVQDHIYYGADKVCPFCQTANGAKATFCGNCGGSLDGAQNVKLRSDQDGVTEDSVQKAKEDLAFQNSEWVKPHPKTPKWVLWLLGSILFGGIGFVCLGVLWTEKVELQVTHHEWSRTIAIDQFKPVSESDWCDSMPLGAYSVSRSRQVRSYNSIPDGEDCRTVRSDRGDGTFSESESCTTRYKQEPVYDNHCSYRIDKWAFDRNAVAKGFGTTQEPYWPTPQIRECGSTSIGCERLGPKTEKYVVHFTESSGETKGEKHDCEFEMPKWKSILPKAQYQSEKSVIFNYITCDSIQMLDGNGAEE
- a CDS encoding DUF1553 domain-containing protein, whose translation is MRMVPSPIRRSFYFFFSILILFGSLGYVSSRSKQNAVHPLDQLYLKLTPNYGKADRRISLRRLSLHLRGVIPSVSEWKELEKTNEDSLESFAVGFLKQPEFAEYWGNKFGAMLRDKSKGRKIPTGTFFQYLANSLHENKPYDQLVTEMLTSTGSAKESPAALFYIRDGADPLQTAEYVGRLLYAKRVACARCHDHPYISDFTRRDYYALAAFFSQQYFRDGSWEPNRFGKTQSYVPRELEIHLPMEEQKNLQDKNNEWNRDNWNKWTEDQRKEYQKKHELEFATLYYEPKLGLRFPHTDDAPGGDLVRPKFLDGKEAKLKPGEDRRKVFASWLTDKNNDRFRKVMINRVWTELMGWSFFTPLDDWNEDTVVQGEEILNHLDAYFLANQLKLKDLILYIVTSNAYRRTVATQGGKDDPIQFFSPKRLDSDQLLNSLIRVSDLQKIGSIRERNLSFLTNLLGQKPYDLTGTGKVRIPLDNPKEFTNAVEMERPAPYHSMLAVFGSGQRVDISDDLSELTIEQMLTLMNGRVVGKLVWDFGNNQSLVKAEFEETKSMNQVIQNLYFRLLGRFPSKGEIDKIKSYQTKPDNHFDKDLLQDLFWALLNSQEFQHVN